In the genome of Fulvivirga maritima, one region contains:
- a CDS encoding ABC transporter ATP-binding protein: MAKRRGREPLEEGEKRKLDKKNFAKLIRVFRYILPYKSTFIFGMVCLFFSSTTLLGFPYFAGKLIDIADGKPWVIVPGKDWVITSIGEVTLILIGILFVQSIFSFFRVYLFALVNERSMADLRQDLFSKILMLPIKFFDNRRVGELISRITSDVSLLQDTFSITLAELFRQMASLIIGTVIIAVIAPKLTLFMICTFPIVVIAALVFGKFIRNLSKSTQDKLAETNVIVEETIHAVNTVKAFNNEIFEINRYTKKVNETVNIALKTAKYRGMLISFIIFALLGALVAIMWYGATLVQNGHMSVGDLMTFVLYTAFIGGSLAGLGEVFSQIQRAIGASERVIEIINETPENRNGIANEQKLKGNIIYDNVTFAYPGRKEIDILKGMSLTIKEGQKIALVGPSGAGKSTIIQLLMRFYNINSGNILIDNKPYTEYDLAYYRSNLGIVPQEVMLFGGSIKENIAYAKPGATDEEIKNAAEKANALEFIENFPEKFDTLVGDRGIKLSGGQRQRIAIARAILKDPSILILDEATSALDAESEVLVQEALDKLMEGRTTIMIAHRLSTIRKADNIFVIKNGNIVESGTHEELSTYEKGIYSHLLSLQFQAN; encoded by the coding sequence ATGGCTAAAAGAAGAGGAAGAGAGCCCTTAGAAGAAGGTGAAAAAAGGAAACTTGATAAAAAGAATTTTGCGAAGCTGATAAGGGTATTTCGATACATCCTTCCCTACAAATCAACATTTATTTTCGGCATGGTGTGCCTGTTTTTCAGCAGCACTACCTTGTTGGGTTTCCCCTACTTTGCGGGTAAACTCATAGACATTGCCGACGGCAAACCCTGGGTAATAGTGCCTGGAAAAGACTGGGTTATCACCTCAATTGGTGAAGTTACTCTTATTCTGATCGGTATTTTGTTTGTTCAAAGTATATTCTCCTTTTTTAGAGTATACCTATTTGCCCTAGTAAACGAAAGGTCTATGGCCGACTTAAGGCAAGATCTGTTCAGTAAAATACTAATGCTCCCTATCAAATTTTTTGATAACCGAAGAGTAGGAGAGTTAATCAGCCGCATCACCTCTGATGTCTCTCTATTGCAAGATACCTTTTCAATTACCTTAGCGGAGCTCTTCCGCCAAATGGCCAGCCTGATAATAGGTACAGTAATTATAGCGGTAATAGCTCCTAAGCTTACCCTTTTTATGATATGCACTTTTCCAATCGTGGTTATTGCAGCTCTTGTTTTTGGAAAATTCATCAGAAATTTATCAAAATCTACCCAAGATAAACTGGCTGAAACCAACGTAATAGTAGAAGAGACTATTCATGCCGTAAATACTGTAAAAGCCTTTAATAATGAGATATTTGAAATTAATCGCTACACTAAAAAAGTAAATGAAACAGTAAACATAGCTTTAAAAACTGCCAAGTATAGAGGTATGCTTATTTCATTTATCATTTTTGCTCTTCTAGGTGCTTTAGTGGCAATTATGTGGTATGGTGCCACCTTGGTGCAAAATGGCCATATGAGTGTAGGAGATCTGATGACATTCGTGCTTTACACCGCTTTCATAGGAGGTTCATTAGCTGGATTAGGAGAAGTTTTCAGCCAAATTCAAAGAGCCATTGGTGCTTCTGAAAGAGTAATTGAAATCATCAATGAAACGCCAGAAAACAGAAATGGAATAGCCAATGAGCAAAAGCTAAAAGGAAACATCATTTATGACAATGTTACTTTCGCCTATCCTGGCAGAAAAGAAATAGACATTTTAAAAGGCATGAGCCTTACCATAAAAGAAGGTCAAAAAATAGCATTAGTAGGACCTAGTGGTGCGGGTAAGTCTACTATCATTCAGCTATTAATGAGGTTTTACAACATTAATTCTGGCAATATATTAATAGACAATAAACCTTATACGGAATATGACCTGGCTTACTACCGTAGCAACCTGGGCATAGTACCACAAGAGGTAATGCTCTTTGGCGGAAGCATAAAAGAAAACATAGCTTATGCCAAACCTGGAGCTACTGATGAAGAAATTAAAAATGCTGCAGAAAAAGCTAACGCTCTGGAATTTATAGAGAATTTTCCGGAGAAATTTGATACATTAGTAGGGGACAGAGGGATTAAGCTTAGTGGGGGCCAAAGGCAAAGAATAGCTATTGCCAGAGCCATTTTGAAAGATCCGTCTATACTTATTTTAGATGAAGCTACCAGCGCGCTGGATGCCGAGTCTGAAGTGCTGGTACAAGAAGCACTAGACAAACTAATGGAAGGAAGAACAACTATTATGATAGCTCATAGACTTTCTACCATTAGAAAAGCTGATAATATATTCGTGATTAAAAATGGCAATATAGTAGAATCAGGCACCCATGAGGAACTTTCTACTTATGAAAAAGGTATATATAGTCACTTGCTTAGCCTTCAGTTTCAGGCAAATTAA
- a CDS encoding choice-of-anchor Q domain-containing protein → MKYILPVLCLFITIWACKPEEEKFTYDSDAALRFSADTVLFDTIFSSVGSVTKRFKVYNNNKNAVNIESIALADESSPYTIYVNGRAASRFSDTRLLGEDSLLVLVEVTIDPNDQDLPFIVADEIVFNTNGNTQDIKLVSWGQDANFINGTAVLCDEVWTSDRPYVIYNSVIVDSLCKLTIEAGTKIYSHNSSYILVQGTITAEGTAEERISFTNDRLDYEDVPGQWGGIVFLPGSKDNSITYADIRNAEVGIYLGTPDDDDIPDLILGNCTIENIGGLAENPITGGLVAPGYGVLAITSDLYMYNTLINNCAVNVLGNYAGGNYVYDHCTFANYSFDFFREDPAVVFSNNLQLLADSLLVDDLSIQLSNSIIWGSARDEIVISSENSKSFELGMSNNIIRTSLQEFNTSNNIINEDPRFVNPGNYNYHLDTLSVAKDAGVNLGLSTDHDGNSRDANPDIGAFERTEN, encoded by the coding sequence TTGAAATACATTCTGCCGGTTTTATGTCTATTCATTACCATTTGGGCCTGTAAGCCCGAAGAGGAAAAATTTACTTATGATAGTGACGCAGCACTGCGGTTCTCTGCCGATACAGTGCTATTTGACACTATCTTCTCCTCAGTAGGTAGTGTTACCAAGCGCTTTAAAGTATATAACAATAACAAAAACGCCGTAAACATAGAAAGCATAGCGCTGGCAGATGAATCTTCTCCTTATACTATTTATGTAAATGGAAGAGCAGCATCACGCTTCTCTGACACCCGACTGCTAGGCGAGGACAGCCTGCTGGTACTAGTAGAAGTTACAATAGACCCAAATGATCAGGACCTGCCTTTTATAGTGGCTGATGAAATAGTTTTTAATACTAATGGAAATACGCAAGATATAAAGCTGGTCTCCTGGGGGCAGGATGCTAATTTCATTAACGGAACCGCTGTGCTTTGCGATGAGGTATGGACCTCTGATAGGCCCTACGTCATATATAATTCGGTAATTGTAGATTCTCTGTGCAAGCTTACCATAGAAGCAGGCACCAAAATCTACTCTCATAACTCCAGCTACATACTGGTACAGGGCACCATTACCGCAGAAGGTACTGCTGAAGAAAGAATATCTTTTACTAATGACAGGCTGGATTATGAAGATGTGCCGGGCCAATGGGGCGGTATAGTATTTTTGCCAGGCAGCAAAGATAATTCTATCACCTATGCTGATATCAGAAATGCCGAAGTAGGCATCTACCTGGGCACCCCTGATGATGATGACATACCAGACCTGATCCTTGGCAACTGTACTATTGAAAACATAGGTGGATTAGCCGAAAACCCTATAACTGGCGGACTGGTAGCTCCAGGATATGGTGTTTTAGCCATTACCTCAGACCTGTACATGTACAATACGCTAATTAATAACTGCGCAGTAAATGTGTTAGGAAATTATGCCGGAGGAAATTATGTGTACGACCATTGCACCTTTGCTAACTATTCTTTTGACTTTTTCAGGGAAGATCCTGCCGTGGTTTTTTCTAATAACCTTCAACTACTGGCCGATAGCTTATTGGTAGATGACCTAAGCATTCAGCTCTCTAACAGTATCATCTGGGGTAGTGCACGAGATGAAATAGTAATAAGCAGTGAAAATAGCAAAAGCTTTGAACTAGGCATGTCTAACAATATCATTCGTACCAGTTTGCAGGAATTTAACACCAGCAATAACATTATAAACGAGGATCCGCGCTTTGTTAATCCAGGCAATTATAATTACCATCTTGACACGCTTTCTGTAGCTAAAGATGCCGGCGTAAACCTTGGCCTAAGCACAGATCATGATGGTAACAGCAGAGATGCTAATCCGGATATAGGCGCTTTTGAAAGAACAGAAAATTAG
- a CDS encoding universal stress protein → MYSYKRLLVALDLTEMDETLFSYTSKLVEILGTEKVYFFHVAKSLELPQKVKEAYPDLMAPTDEALQEQIQKKVENNFTAKCEFSVEIKEGNAEDKILRWADIKEIDLLVVGKKVNLKGRGTLTGKLAKTIHCSVLFVPEMANNSVSSVLIATDCSETSALALDQAMFFKEKTGAQVIVQNSFEVPSGYHTSGKSYEEFTEIMRSNAYEDVVEFLYDNKVKESDVEIILSHDEEDDPADMAWKVAEEKKVDMVTIGSKGRTGLASILLGSVADKMVSYNRAIPLLIVKDKNENLNFLQALLNL, encoded by the coding sequence ATGTATTCCTATAAACGATTATTAGTAGCGCTCGACCTTACAGAAATGGACGAGACATTATTTTCATATACTTCTAAATTAGTAGAAATTCTTGGTACTGAGAAGGTATATTTCTTTCATGTGGCTAAGTCTTTAGAGCTTCCACAAAAAGTGAAAGAGGCATATCCTGACCTGATGGCTCCCACTGACGAAGCGCTTCAGGAGCAAATACAAAAAAAAGTAGAAAACAACTTTACCGCTAAGTGCGAATTTAGTGTAGAAATAAAGGAAGGTAATGCTGAAGATAAAATTTTACGCTGGGCTGATATCAAAGAGATAGACCTGCTGGTAGTAGGTAAAAAAGTGAACCTTAAAGGTAGAGGTACTTTAACAGGTAAGCTGGCAAAAACTATACACTGTTCCGTACTTTTTGTGCCTGAAATGGCCAATAATTCGGTTTCTTCTGTATTGATAGCTACTGATTGTTCTGAAACATCAGCTCTGGCACTAGATCAGGCTATGTTTTTTAAAGAAAAAACAGGAGCTCAGGTTATAGTGCAAAATTCATTTGAGGTGCCATCAGGTTATCATACTAGTGGTAAATCATATGAAGAGTTTACTGAGATAATGAGAAGTAATGCCTATGAGGATGTGGTAGAGTTTCTCTATGATAACAAGGTAAAAGAGAGCGACGTGGAAATAATCCTGTCTCATGATGAGGAGGATGATCCTGCTGATATGGCCTGGAAGGTGGCTGAAGAAAAGAAAGTGGATATGGTAACAATAGGTTCTAAAGGAAGAACTGGATTAGCCTCTATTCTTTTAGGTAGCGTAGCCGACAAAATGGTTTCTTATAACAGGGCTATCCCACTGTTAATAGTTAAAGATAAAAATGAGAATCTTAACTTTTTGCAAGCACTGCTTAATCTCTAA
- a CDS encoding BamA/TamA family outer membrane protein: MTKAVSTLVIVLFCLSGLSGIQAQDIEHKVFLLGNIADIDNKEAFASDFIKTLNNTSTPYTILVDGDIIHSDPTEESTQDLKKLFTSLNKASKGKIIIVPGDRDWDDSGKDGWKAVKKLEKIVKDWDLDKVKWPNDDACPGPEDIELSSDLLLITIDTQWWNHPYRKTTPADADCKISTTGDYLEEFTDLLNENPNKNILVAGHHPLHSMGHYGGRFNLKDWLWPVPIAKGFVTSYRQNIGRSIDLSNENYSPFAYTMTQVLRDYNSIIYASTHEKNQQIMRAKDNIYINSGALGTSDYLPQNPPIRFGSEEKGFLVINYFTNGKVTSDFMTLNSQKASKEIPLFESLCTQSNDSTALINHRGSPCKEEVELPSQRKDTAQYVMRVAGPEYRKDIIYKLFFGQHYRSSWLTPVKVPYLHLDTTFQGLKPYAVGGGRQTTSLKLKGGNGKEYTFRSVNKNPIKALPYELRETIVSNVLRDQTTTEQPYGAMASSIMLDEIGILHPRPTLYVLPESPELGKFSEKYTHLLGMLEEKPINPDKVEIVFGNGDDVKHSLQMFRDLYEDNDNHIATDEFIKARVFDILVGDWGKHEGNWKWIGYDQEKGTLYRPVPRDRDHVFSKWDGILPWLADREWAKPSGDNFDYEIKGLRSLMWQARHMDKALANESSKQDWIAAANDIQNKITDDIIHKAVLNMPPEIYNPDGKEIEDKLKARIKDLDKYAVEYYLMLAKEVDIVGSEKHEYFDVVRKEDGSVDVTVYKMLKDGEKTKIIYHRLFYPEETNEIRLFGLADEDVFKISGQSEKPSILIRVIPGPGDDTIEDTSSAPNISKQTIVYDSNGQQNYALGTEGKMSKSKNPDAYIYNRTAFKYDTYFPVAYLSYNADNGVSFNAGIRFTQQKYGKPDFSSTHFISASATTIGNLGFKYEGRWKYTFGKWDTYLDAEAGVPHKINYYFGRGNDTDKTDDLMDADYYDVQYNTYNASAGLERDFLKFSSIKIGIGYEHNSEQLKNNSIYYANTENIPLPASDDQSFFTSQAQLNLDFRDRPNLSLRGMRFYLDYKNGNYLNNSGYDNFGLAYASLEQFMSNYWQNPLTLGLKIGGSTSFGDIPFYNLKYLGQNNDLRGFRRNRFTGESTAFVNSEVRLQLFQRRTHILPIKVGLRGFVDSGRVFDDLDVSNKWHTGYGMGFYLVPLQEKFTLNLSVAFSEEESGLILFSLGNVFN; encoded by the coding sequence ATGACTAAAGCGGTAAGCACACTGGTTATAGTCCTTTTTTGTCTAAGCGGGCTATCAGGTATTCAGGCACAGGATATAGAGCATAAGGTATTTTTGCTCGGAAACATTGCAGACATTGACAACAAAGAAGCCTTTGCTTCTGATTTCATCAAAACACTTAATAACACCTCCACTCCTTACACTATTCTTGTAGATGGAGACATCATACATTCTGACCCTACAGAAGAAAGCACTCAGGATTTAAAAAAACTTTTCACCAGTCTCAACAAAGCCTCTAAAGGAAAAATAATTATAGTGCCCGGAGATCGTGATTGGGATGACTCTGGCAAAGACGGATGGAAAGCCGTTAAAAAGCTGGAAAAAATAGTAAAAGACTGGGATCTGGATAAAGTAAAATGGCCTAATGATGACGCTTGTCCCGGACCTGAAGATATAGAGCTGAGCTCAGACTTACTGCTTATAACTATAGATACGCAATGGTGGAACCATCCTTACCGCAAAACCACACCAGCTGATGCCGATTGTAAAATCTCTACTACCGGAGATTACCTGGAAGAGTTTACAGACTTACTTAATGAAAACCCCAACAAAAATATTCTTGTTGCCGGCCACCACCCTTTGCATTCTATGGGCCATTATGGCGGTCGGTTTAATCTCAAAGACTGGCTATGGCCGGTTCCTATAGCTAAAGGATTTGTCACTTCTTACCGTCAGAATATTGGCCGGTCTATAGACTTGTCTAATGAAAATTACAGCCCCTTTGCCTATACCATGACGCAGGTTTTAAGAGACTATAATTCAATAATATATGCCTCTACTCATGAAAAAAATCAACAGATCATGAGGGCTAAAGATAATATTTATATCAATAGCGGAGCACTCGGCACTTCTGATTACCTGCCCCAAAACCCTCCTATCCGCTTCGGATCAGAAGAAAAGGGCTTTCTGGTTATTAACTATTTTACTAATGGAAAGGTCACTTCTGATTTCATGACTTTAAATTCTCAAAAAGCCTCTAAAGAAATTCCGCTTTTTGAATCATTATGCACCCAAAGCAATGACTCTACTGCACTCATTAACCACCGTGGCTCTCCCTGTAAAGAAGAAGTGGAGCTTCCGAGCCAAAGGAAAGATACTGCTCAATATGTAATGCGAGTAGCAGGACCTGAATACAGAAAAGATATCATATACAAACTCTTCTTTGGTCAGCACTATCGTAGCAGCTGGCTCACCCCCGTAAAAGTGCCTTATCTTCATCTGGACACTACCTTTCAAGGACTGAAACCTTATGCAGTAGGTGGCGGAAGACAAACTACTTCTTTAAAACTAAAAGGAGGTAATGGAAAAGAATACACTTTCAGGTCTGTTAATAAAAATCCTATTAAAGCACTTCCTTATGAGCTGCGAGAAACTATTGTAAGTAATGTACTGCGAGACCAAACCACTACCGAGCAGCCCTACGGAGCTATGGCTTCCAGTATTATGCTCGATGAAATAGGCATATTACACCCTCGCCCAACTCTTTATGTTTTGCCAGAAAGTCCTGAGCTAGGTAAATTCAGTGAAAAATATACGCACTTACTCGGTATGCTCGAAGAGAAGCCTATTAATCCTGATAAAGTGGAAATAGTATTTGGCAATGGAGATGATGTGAAGCACTCTCTGCAAATGTTTAGAGACTTATATGAAGACAATGATAATCATATAGCTACCGATGAGTTTATAAAAGCCCGTGTATTTGATATTCTGGTAGGTGACTGGGGTAAACATGAAGGCAACTGGAAGTGGATCGGCTATGATCAGGAAAAGGGAACCCTCTACCGGCCTGTACCAAGAGATAGAGATCATGTTTTTTCTAAATGGGATGGTATATTACCATGGCTGGCCGACCGGGAGTGGGCCAAACCCAGTGGAGATAATTTTGATTATGAAATAAAAGGCCTTCGAAGCCTCATGTGGCAGGCTCGTCATATGGATAAAGCCTTGGCCAACGAGTCATCTAAACAAGACTGGATAGCAGCGGCTAATGATATTCAAAATAAAATTACTGATGACATCATACACAAAGCGGTGCTTAATATGCCTCCTGAAATTTATAATCCGGATGGTAAAGAAATAGAAGATAAGCTAAAAGCCAGAATAAAAGACCTTGACAAGTACGCCGTAGAATACTACCTCATGCTAGCCAAAGAAGTAGATATTGTCGGTTCTGAAAAACATGAATATTTCGATGTAGTAAGAAAAGAAGACGGAAGTGTTGATGTAACCGTGTATAAAATGTTGAAAGACGGAGAAAAGACCAAAATCATATACCACCGCCTTTTCTACCCTGAAGAAACCAATGAAATCCGCCTCTTCGGATTAGCTGATGAAGATGTTTTCAAAATTTCAGGCCAGAGTGAAAAACCATCTATTCTAATAAGAGTGATCCCCGGACCTGGAGATGATACTATTGAAGATACCTCCTCTGCGCCTAACATAAGCAAACAGACCATAGTATATGATTCTAATGGCCAACAAAATTATGCTTTGGGCACGGAAGGAAAAATGTCAAAATCAAAAAATCCTGATGCATATATTTATAACCGTACAGCTTTTAAGTATGACACATACTTTCCTGTAGCCTATCTATCTTACAATGCTGACAATGGCGTTTCTTTCAATGCAGGAATACGCTTTACACAGCAAAAATATGGCAAGCCAGACTTTAGCAGCACACATTTCATCAGTGCTTCTGCCACTACTATTGGTAACCTTGGCTTTAAATATGAAGGCCGATGGAAATACACCTTCGGCAAATGGGATACTTATTTAGATGCAGAAGCAGGCGTTCCTCATAAAATCAACTATTATTTCGGACGCGGAAATGACACTGACAAGACCGATGATCTGATGGACGCAGATTATTATGATGTTCAATACAATACATATAATGCCAGCGCTGGGTTAGAAAGAGATTTCCTTAAGTTTAGCAGCATTAAAATAGGAATAGGTTACGAACATAATAGTGAGCAGCTGAAAAACAACAGCATTTACTATGCTAATACTGAAAATATTCCTCTTCCCGCTAGTGATGACCAAAGCTTTTTTACTTCTCAGGCACAGCTCAATCTGGATTTCAGAGACAGGCCAAACCTCTCTTTAAGAGGAATGCGTTTTTACCTAGACTATAAAAACGGCAACTACCTTAATAATTCGGGTTACGATAATTTTGGCCTGGCCTATGCCTCGCTGGAGCAGTTTATGTCTAACTACTGGCAAAACCCACTCACCCTGGGTCTGAAAATAGGAGGCTCCACATCTTTTGGCGATATACCCTTTTATAACCTCAAATATCTGGGGCAAAATAATGACTTGAGGGGCTTTAGAAGGAACCGTTTCACGGGTGAGTCAACCGCCTTTGTTAACAGCGAAGTAAGACTGCAACTTTTTCAAAGGCGAACACACATTTTACCTATCAAAGTGGGCCTTCGTGGCTTTGTAGATAGCGGACGTGTATTTGATGACCTGGACGTGTCAAATAAGTGGCATACAGGCTATGGAATGGGTTTTTACCTGGTTCCGTTACAAGAAAAATTCACCCTCAACCTATCCGTTGCCTTCTCTGAAGAAGAATCCGGACTGATATTATTCAGCTTGGGTAATGTTTTTAACTGA
- the prfA gene encoding peptide chain release factor 1: MIEKLEEIKHRFEEVSQLIVQPDAMADMKKYSQLNKEYKDLDKIVKKYEEYKDILSNIDNAKEVIKTEKDEEFRDMAKMELDELQPQKEELEEELKQLLIPKDPNDDKDAILEIRAGTGGDEAAIFAGDLFRMYQRFCEKKGLNLTVLELTEGTSGGYKEIVSIVSGENAFGTLKFESGVHRVQRVPQTETQGRVHTSAATVAVLPEMDEVEVEIDMNDVRKDTFCSSGPGGQSVNTTYSAVRLTHMPTGIVVSCQDQKSQIKNFEKALKVLRSRIYEIELTKHNDAVGAQRKSMVGSGDRSDKIRTYNYPQSRVTDHRINYSQHNLPSVMDGEIEEFIEQLHLAESAEKMKEGA; the protein is encoded by the coding sequence ATGATTGAAAAGTTAGAAGAGATAAAGCATCGATTTGAAGAAGTGAGCCAACTCATAGTGCAGCCAGACGCTATGGCCGATATGAAAAAGTACTCACAGCTAAACAAGGAGTATAAAGATCTCGACAAGATTGTAAAGAAATATGAGGAGTATAAAGATATACTCTCCAACATAGATAACGCTAAGGAGGTCATTAAAACTGAAAAAGATGAAGAGTTCAGAGACATGGCCAAAATGGAGTTGGATGAGCTTCAGCCTCAGAAAGAAGAGTTGGAAGAAGAGCTCAAACAGCTGCTAATACCTAAAGATCCTAATGATGATAAGGATGCTATTCTTGAGATCAGAGCCGGTACAGGAGGTGACGAAGCCGCCATATTTGCTGGTGATCTTTTTAGAATGTACCAAAGATTTTGTGAGAAAAAAGGCCTTAACCTTACCGTATTAGAGCTTACTGAAGGCACAAGCGGTGGGTATAAAGAAATAGTAAGCATTGTTTCCGGAGAAAACGCCTTTGGCACCCTTAAATTTGAATCTGGCGTGCACCGTGTACAAAGAGTGCCACAAACAGAAACTCAGGGGCGCGTACATACTTCAGCAGCTACTGTAGCCGTTTTACCTGAAATGGATGAAGTAGAAGTAGAAATAGACATGAATGATGTAAGAAAAGACACTTTCTGTTCTTCAGGACCTGGAGGTCAGTCAGTAAACACTACTTACTCAGCGGTGCGCCTTACGCACATGCCTACAGGCATAGTAGTTTCTTGTCAGGATCAAAAATCTCAAATCAAAAACTTCGAAAAGGCACTTAAAGTATTAAGGTCAAGAATATATGAAATAGAGCTGACCAAGCATAATGATGCTGTAGGAGCTCAAAGGAAATCCATGGTTGGTAGCGGTGACCGTTCTGATAAAATTAGAACTTACAACTATCCTCAAAGTAGGGTGACTGACCACCGTATTAACTACAGCCAGCATAACTTACCTTCAGTAATGGATGGAGAAATAGAAGAATTTATAGAGCAACTCCATTTGGCTGAAAGTGCTGAAAAAATGAAAGAAGGAGCATAA
- a CDS encoding secondary thiamine-phosphate synthase enzyme YjbQ: MKFYQTELSLPAFSRGFHLITSKIEDALPEIGNIEAGMLQVFIKHTSASLSINENADPTVREDFESHFNKMVPENAPYYKHTLEGSDDMPAHIKSSLLGSSVNIPITQGSLNLGTWQGIYLCEHRDYGGRRRVVISAFGS, encoded by the coding sequence ATGAAATTCTACCAAACAGAACTTTCCCTTCCTGCATTTTCAAGAGGCTTTCACCTCATCACCTCAAAAATAGAAGATGCCTTACCTGAAATAGGCAATATTGAAGCAGGCATGCTACAGGTGTTCATTAAGCACACCTCAGCCAGCCTTAGTATTAATGAAAACGCAGACCCTACTGTAAGGGAAGACTTCGAAAGCCATTTCAATAAGATGGTACCAGAAAATGCTCCTTACTATAAGCACACACTGGAAGGATCTGACGATATGCCAGCTCACATAAAAAGCTCGCTGCTGGGCAGCTCTGTAAATATTCCTATTACCCAAGGCTCTCTTAACCTGGGCACATGGCAAGGCATTTACCTTTGCGAACACCGTGATTACGGAGGCAGAAGGAGGGTGGTTATCAGTGCTTTTGGCAGCTAA
- the gpmI gene encoding 2,3-bisphosphoglycerate-independent phosphoglycerate mutase, whose product MSKKVLLMILDGWGLGTNPEVSAIEAANTPFVDSCFEKFSHSKLEASGLAVGLPEGQMGNSEVGHMNIGAGRVVYQDLVKINKAFEEHTIDDNPVLNEAFEYAKSNGKNVHFMGLLSDGGVHSHIKHLKGLCSLAKDKSLDNVYIHAFTDGRDTDPKGGEGYLKDLIDHTEKTTGTIASIVGRYYAMDRDNRWERVKLAYDAMVKGVGKEATDLIAAVKESYADDVTDEFIKPIVHVGEDGKPVATIQEDDVVICFNFRTDRGRQISQALTQKDFPEQDMKKLKLNYLTMTTYDESFKGVKVLFEKDNLKNTLGEVLEKAGKKQIRIAETEKYPHVTFFFSGGRESEFDGEKRLLCPSPKVATYDLQPEMSANDIKGKIIPELQSKEPDFICLNFANPDMVGHTGVFEAAVKACETVDGCAKAVTETALENGYDIIIIADHGNSDIMINPDGTPNTAHTTNLVPCILASNDYKGELKNGKLGDLAPTILTLMGVDIPEEMTGDVLV is encoded by the coding sequence ATGAGCAAGAAAGTCTTATTAATGATATTAGATGGTTGGGGCCTGGGTACAAACCCTGAGGTTTCAGCTATCGAGGCAGCCAACACTCCCTTTGTTGATAGCTGCTTTGAAAAATTCTCCCACAGTAAATTAGAAGCTTCAGGTCTGGCTGTAGGCCTGCCTGAGGGGCAAATGGGTAACTCCGAAGTGGGACACATGAATATAGGTGCTGGTAGAGTAGTTTATCAGGATCTGGTTAAAATCAATAAGGCATTCGAAGAGCACACCATTGATGACAATCCTGTACTTAACGAAGCCTTTGAATATGCAAAAAGCAATGGAAAAAATGTCCATTTCATGGGGCTGCTTTCTGATGGTGGCGTGCACTCTCATATTAAGCACCTGAAAGGACTTTGCTCTTTAGCTAAAGATAAAAGTCTTGATAACGTATACATCCACGCCTTTACTGACGGCCGTGATACTGACCCTAAAGGTGGAGAAGGTTATTTAAAAGACCTTATAGATCATACTGAAAAAACCACTGGTACAATTGCTTCTATAGTAGGTAGATACTACGCTATGGACAGAGATAACAGATGGGAAAGAGTGAAGTTAGCTTATGATGCCATGGTAAAAGGGGTGGGCAAAGAGGCTACTGATCTTATTGCTGCAGTAAAAGAATCATATGCTGATGATGTTACTGATGAGTTTATCAAACCAATTGTACACGTAGGTGAAGATGGTAAGCCAGTGGCTACTATTCAGGAAGATGATGTAGTAATATGCTTCAACTTCAGAACTGACCGTGGTAGACAAATCAGCCAGGCACTTACTCAGAAAGATTTCCCTGAGCAAGACATGAAAAAGCTGAAGCTGAACTACCTTACTATGACCACCTATGATGAATCTTTCAAAGGTGTAAAAGTGTTATTTGAAAAAGATAACCTTAAAAACACATTAGGTGAGGTACTTGAAAAAGCAGGCAAGAAACAAATAAGAATAGCTGAAACAGAGAAATACCCACACGTAACTTTCTTCTTCTCAGGAGGTCGTGAAAGTGAGTTCGATGGAGAAAAAAGGTTATTATGCCCATCTCCAAAAGTAGCTACTTATGATTTACAGCCCGAAATGAGTGCTAATGACATCAAGGGTAAAATTATCCCTGAGTTACAATCTAAGGAGCCTGACTTTATTTGTCTTAACTTTGCTAACCCTGATATGGTGGGGCATACCGGCGTATTTGAAGCAGCAGTTAAAGCATGTGAAACCGTAGACGGATGTGCTAAAGCGGTAACTGAAACAGCCCTGGAAAACGGATATGACATCATTATCATAGCTGACCACGGTAACTCAGATATTATGATTAACCCTGATGGTACGCCTAACACAGCTCACACTACTAACCTGGTACCTTGTATACTGGCTAGTAATGACTATAAAGGGGAATTAAAAAATGGTAAATTAGGTGATTTAGCACCTACTATCCTTACCCTTATGGGTGTAGATATACCTGAAGAAATGACTGGAGACGTATTAGTTTAG